DNA from Solidesulfovibrio fructosivorans JJ]:
CCTCAGCAAGCCGGGCCGGCTGGTCGGCCTGGAGTGGGAATTCATGAAGCGGCACGCCCAGACCGGCTACGAGATACTCAAGGACATCGATTTCCCCTGGCCGGTGGCGGAAATCGTCTGGGCCCACCACGAACGCCTGGACGGTTCGGGCTACCCGCGCGGGCTTACCGGCGCGGCCATCGGCATCGAGGCGCGCATCCTGGCCGTGGCCGACGTGCTGGACGCCATGGCCTCCAACCGCCCCTACCGGCCGGCGCTCGGCGTGGAGGCGGCGCTTGCGGAGCTGATCCGGCACCGGGGCGCGACCTTCGACCCGGACGCCGTGGACGCCGCCAGGTCCGTGATCCGCGACGGCGTGGTCCGGTACTGATTTCCCCGCCTTCCTGCAATCTTGTCGGGCCGTTTTTTACCACAACATTTTTGTCGCACCCTTTGCGACATTTTTGTCTCCAATACGATCCCCTTGGTTGTCGTCCGCCTGCCCTGAAAAAATAAATCTTTTTAAATCAAATAGATAATTCAAAGGCATCACGACTTTACCCGTCTGGCATGACTCTTGCCTTAAAAGCCTCCATCACACTCTGGAGCAGGAGGCTTTACAAAATGCGCAAGATCGCTATCTACGGCAAGGGCGGCATCGGCAAGTCCACCACCACGCAGAACACAGTCGCCGGTCTGGCGGAAATGGGCAAGAAGGTCATGGTGGTCGGCTGCGACCCCAAGGCCGACTCCACCCGGCTCCTGCTGCACGGCCTGGCCCAGAAGACCGTGCTCGACACCCTGCGCGAGGAAGGCGAGGACGTCGACATCGACGATATCCTCAAGGAAGGCTACGGCGGCACCATGTGCACCGAGTCCGGCGGCCCCGAGCCCGGCGTCGGCTGCGCCGGCCGCGGCATCATCACCTCCATCAACCTTCTCGAGCAGCTCGGCGCCTACGAGGAAGACAAGCACCTCGACTACGTCTTTTACGACGTCCTCGGCGACGTCGTCTGCGGCGGTTTCGCCATGCCGATCCGCGACGGCAAGGCCGAGGAGATCTACATCGTGTGCTCCGGCGAGATGATGGCCATGTACGCGGCCAACAACATCTGCAAGGGCATCGTGAAGTACGCCGATTCCGGCGGCGTGCGCCTGGGCGGCATCATCTGCAACAGCCGTAAGGTCGACCAGGAAAAGGAAATGATCGAGGAGCTCTGCAAGCGCCTGGGCACCCAGATGATCCACTTCATGCCCCGCGAAAACCAGGTGCAGCGCGCCGAGATCAACCGCAAGACCGTCATCGACTTTTCCCCCGAACATCCCCAGGCCGACGAATACCGAGCCCTGGCCAACAAGATCGACAACAACGACATGTTCGTCGTGCCCAAGCCCATCTCCATCAACGAACTGGAAAAGCTGCTCATCGACTTCGGCATCGCCAACTAGTCATCGCGCCGCATCCAGCGAACACGACACCCACACACGCACGTAAGGAGCACAGTCATGCAGACCATGGTGAGAGCCATCGTTCGTCCCGAGAAATGCGATGAAGTCCTGGCGGCCCTGATGGACGCCGGTTTCCCGGCCGTGACCAAATTCAACGTCGCCGGACGCGGCAAGCAGCGCGGCATCAAGATCGGCGAGATCCAGTACGACGAGATTCCCAAAGTCATGCTGATCTGCGTCGTGGACGAAAAAGACAAGGACTTCGTGGTCAAGACCGTTATGGAAAGCGCCCGCACCGGCACCAAGGGAGCCTTCGGCGACGGCAAGATCTTCGTGAACCCCGTTGAGGAAATGTACACCATTTCGTCCGGCGTGAAGGAATCCTAGGAGGGCGTCATGAAGGAGATCATGGCGATTATCCGCATGAATAAGATGAACCAGACCAAAAAAGTCCTGGCCGACTCCGGCATGCCGGCCTTCGTGGCCCGCGAGGGGTACGGCCGCGGCAAGGGCCTGGTCAATCAGGCGGTGCTCGAGGGCGCCGCCGCCGGCAACGAGGAAGCCATCGCGCTTCTCGGCACCAAGGGCCGGCTGTACCCCAAGCGCATCCTGTCCATCGTTGTCCCGGACGCCGAAGTGGGCAAGGTCGTGGATGCCATCTTATCCGTCAACAAGACCGGTCAGGCCGGCGACGGCAAGATCTTCGTGCTGCCCGTCACCGATTCCATCCGGGTCCGGACCGGCGAGGACGGCGACGCGGCCATTATCTAAAAGGCGGCCCCTGCGGACGTCCCCGGACCTATACCGAGATAACGAGGAAGCATCCAAATGAGCAGCAAGCCCATTAATGTAGAAGAAATCAAGAAGGAACTCATCGCCAAGATGCCGACCAAGGTCGCGCGCAAGCGGGCCAAGGCCATTGTCCCGGGCGCGGGCGGCGGCGAGGAGATTCCCGAGATCCAGGCCAACGTCCGCACCATTCCGGGCATCATCACCCAGCGCGGCTGCACCTACGCCGGCTGCAAGGGCGTCGTGCTGGGTCCCTCACGCGACATCGTCAACCTGACCCACGGCCCCATCGGCTGCGGCTTCTACTCCTGGCTGACCCGCCGCAACGAGACCGACGCCGGTCCCGACGGGGACAACTTCATCCCCTACTGCTTCTCCACGGACATGACCGAGCACGACATCGTGTTCGGCGGCATGAAGAAGCTGTCCGCGGCCATCCAAGAAGCCTACGACAACTTCCATCCCAAGGCGATTTCCGTCTTCTCCACCTGCCCGGTCGGCCTCATCGGCGACGACATCCACGCCGTGGCCCGGCAGATGCAGGAAAAGCTCGGCATCACCGTGTTCGCCAACTCCTGCGAAGGCTACCGCGGCGTGTCCCAGTCCGCCGGCCACCACATCGCCAACAACCAGATCATGAAGCACATCA
Protein-coding regions in this window:
- the nifH gene encoding nitrogenase iron protein encodes the protein MRKIAIYGKGGIGKSTTTQNTVAGLAEMGKKVMVVGCDPKADSTRLLLHGLAQKTVLDTLREEGEDVDIDDILKEGYGGTMCTESGGPEPGVGCAGRGIITSINLLEQLGAYEEDKHLDYVFYDVLGDVVCGGFAMPIRDGKAEEIYIVCSGEMMAMYAANNICKGIVKYADSGGVRLGGIICNSRKVDQEKEMIEELCKRLGTQMIHFMPRENQVQRAEINRKTVIDFSPEHPQADEYRALANKIDNNDMFVVPKPISINELEKLLIDFGIAN
- a CDS encoding P-II family nitrogen regulator — protein: MQTMVRAIVRPEKCDEVLAALMDAGFPAVTKFNVAGRGKQRGIKIGEIQYDEIPKVMLICVVDEKDKDFVVKTVMESARTGTKGAFGDGKIFVNPVEEMYTISSGVKES
- a CDS encoding P-II family nitrogen regulator; protein product: MKEIMAIIRMNKMNQTKKVLADSGMPAFVAREGYGRGKGLVNQAVLEGAAAGNEEAIALLGTKGRLYPKRILSIVVPDAEVGKVVDAILSVNKTGQAGDGKIFVLPVTDSIRVRTGEDGDAAII